A genomic stretch from Phycisphaerae bacterium includes:
- a CDS encoding M12 family metallo-peptidase, which yields MKITEYTLATALVLLTAQMAFGQALPNSAAKEQWAAPLSKTSTVTDPLPIELFAELRPAAKDLLKVADLELLQIAPRDGNGEKLVDVALDGQMHAIRLTPYTMRSEDFQVLVPDASGALVPTEIPDALTYRGYLTAEPQSQVAASIIDGKSHMTILRADGEIWNVQPIQTGALRAGLPDDLHAVYKARDVIGGEGDCGVAGLPVQIPSPNGGGEPAVIPEGGGPRIANRRCRIVFDTDVEFYQANGSSISATVTDIEMIMNQVGLIYQNQVAISYYETAVIVRTAIPQPYSSFNADTLLCQFGENWNNNLPSFPRNVGHLFTGKDLNGTTVGLGWIGAICAGNFNNCNPSGSSLAYSLVQSQFSTTLASRVQDSAHELGHNWNACHCNTGGNCGGGTSNPNNCGIMTSNISGQSTFDAAAMTAITSWRDSASCLDAWQNPTYVNWSYVGTSTGSVFQPWTTVGSGVYSALVGGEIVVQAGNYVENLTIHKPLTINAINGTVRIGN from the coding sequence ATGAAAATCACTGAATATACACTTGCAACTGCCCTCGTGTTGCTAACCGCCCAGATGGCCTTCGGGCAGGCGTTGCCGAACTCGGCCGCGAAGGAGCAATGGGCCGCGCCCCTTTCGAAGACTTCAACGGTCACAGACCCGCTTCCCATCGAGTTGTTTGCCGAGCTGCGGCCGGCTGCAAAGGACTTGTTGAAAGTGGCGGACCTGGAGTTGCTTCAGATCGCGCCCCGCGATGGAAACGGTGAGAAGTTGGTGGACGTGGCCCTCGACGGGCAGATGCACGCCATACGTCTGACGCCGTACACCATGCGCTCGGAAGATTTCCAGGTTCTGGTCCCGGACGCCAGCGGCGCCCTCGTTCCAACAGAAATCCCCGATGCCCTTACGTATCGCGGATACTTGACCGCCGAACCACAGAGCCAGGTCGCCGCCTCGATTATCGATGGGAAGTCCCACATGACGATCCTTCGCGCTGACGGCGAAATTTGGAACGTCCAGCCAATCCAGACCGGCGCTCTTCGAGCGGGACTGCCGGACGACCTCCACGCCGTCTATAAGGCCCGCGACGTAATCGGCGGAGAAGGGGACTGCGGCGTTGCCGGGCTGCCGGTTCAGATCCCATCGCCGAACGGCGGGGGCGAGCCGGCCGTAATTCCCGAGGGCGGCGGTCCTAGAATCGCAAATCGGCGCTGTAGGATCGTGTTTGACACCGATGTCGAATTCTACCAGGCGAACGGATCATCGATCAGCGCCACGGTCACTGACATCGAGATGATCATGAACCAGGTCGGCCTGATCTACCAGAACCAGGTCGCCATTTCGTATTACGAGACGGCCGTCATTGTGCGAACGGCCATACCGCAGCCGTATTCGTCCTTTAATGCCGACACGCTTCTCTGCCAGTTCGGAGAAAATTGGAACAACAACCTCCCGAGTTTTCCGCGCAACGTGGGTCATCTTTTCACTGGCAAAGACCTGAATGGTACGACCGTGGGGCTGGGCTGGATCGGCGCAATCTGTGCCGGGAATTTCAATAACTGTAATCCCAGTGGCAGCAGCCTGGCCTACTCCCTGGTGCAATCGCAATTCAGCACGACCCTGGCCTCACGGGTGCAGGACTCAGCCCACGAACTCGGGCATAACTGGAACGCGTGCCACTGCAACACCGGCGGCAACTGCGGCGGCGGCACGTCCAACCCCAACAACTGCGGGATCATGACGTCAAACATTTCCGGCCAATCTACGTTCGACGCGGCCGCCATGACTGCCATTACGTCATGGCGAGACAGCGCGAGCTGCCTCGACGCGTGGCAAAACCCCACCTATGTCAATTGGTCCTACGTCGGCACATCGACGGGGAGTGTGTTTCAGCCGTGGACAACCGTTGGCTCGGGCGTCTATTCCGCGCTGGTCGGAGGCGAGATCGTTGTGCAAGCCGGGAACTACGTTGAGAACCTGACCATCCACAAGCCGCTCACGATTAACGCCATCAATGGAACGGTAAGGATCGGTAACTGA
- the kdsB gene encoding 3-deoxy-manno-octulosonate cytidylyltransferase, translating into MKAVAIIPARYASSRFPGKLLAKETGKYLIQHVYEQARRAARLGDVIVAADDPRIADAVRSFGGKAVMTRADHPSGSDRVAEVAAGLTADVIVNVQGDEPEIDPAYIDQLVDLMAADKDIPIGTLACPFPKDTDPSDPNAVKVVCDARGRALYFSRALIPFPRDTGGRPTEPHRWLLHLGIYAYRREFLLKLATLPPTPLELDEKLEQLRVLENGYPLAVGLVNQATIGIDTPEDYAAFVKRHGR; encoded by the coding sequence GTGAAGGCGGTTGCGATCATTCCTGCCCGCTATGCCTCCAGCCGGTTCCCCGGAAAACTGCTCGCCAAGGAGACGGGGAAGTACCTGATCCAGCATGTTTATGAACAGGCCCGCCGGGCGGCGCGACTCGGCGATGTGATCGTCGCCGCCGATGACCCGCGGATTGCGGATGCGGTGCGGTCATTCGGCGGGAAAGCCGTGATGACGCGGGCCGATCACCCCAGCGGGTCGGATCGCGTGGCCGAAGTGGCGGCCGGGCTGACTGCCGACGTGATTGTCAATGTGCAGGGCGACGAACCAGAAATTGACCCCGCGTACATCGACCAACTCGTGGACTTGATGGCCGCCGACAAGGACATTCCTATCGGCACCCTGGCGTGCCCTTTTCCGAAGGACACCGACCCGAGCGATCCAAACGCGGTGAAAGTTGTATGCGATGCTCGTGGCCGGGCGTTGTATTTTTCCCGCGCCCTGATTCCCTTTCCCCGCGACACGGGAGGTCGCCCGACGGAGCCGCACCGATGGCTGCTGCACTTGGGGATCTACGCCTACCGCCGCGAGTTTCTTCTCAAGCTCGCGACGTTGCCGCCTACGCCGCTCGAACTAGACGAAAAGCTCGAACAGCTTCGTGTGCTGGAAAACGGCTATCCGCTTGCTGTCGGTTTAGTCAATCAGGCCACCATAGGGATCGACACGCCGGAGGACTATGCGGCGTTCGTCAAGCGACATGGCCGCTAG
- a CDS encoding glutathione peroxidase, translating to MSARSLFKMPVASFCAIAAVMLVSEVTWSYPPSGHMRKKPKAKPAKKGSLHDMPALSFKMKDIDGKEQDLRQYYGKVVLMVNTASKCGYTPQYKGLEEIYEKYKDEGLVVLAFPANEFGKQEPGSDSQIKDFCTTKYDVTFPIFSKVKVKGDGLCALYKYLTATDAGHKFGGEITWNFNKFLVNRKGELIGRFDTKKAPEKGEVLAAIEKALAEPAPEDAAGAEKKPAKPKKK from the coding sequence ATGTCCGCAAGATCGTTGTTCAAAATGCCCGTCGCGAGTTTTTGCGCTATCGCGGCCGTCATGCTGGTATCCGAGGTCACCTGGAGCTACCCGCCCAGCGGTCACATGAGGAAAAAGCCCAAGGCCAAGCCGGCGAAGAAAGGAAGCCTTCACGACATGCCCGCATTGAGCTTCAAAATGAAGGACATTGACGGCAAGGAGCAAGACCTCCGGCAATACTACGGCAAGGTCGTGTTGATGGTGAACACGGCTTCGAAATGCGGCTACACGCCGCAATACAAGGGGCTGGAAGAAATCTACGAGAAGTACAAGGATGAGGGTTTGGTCGTTCTCGCCTTTCCGGCCAACGAATTCGGCAAACAGGAGCCCGGCAGCGATTCGCAGATCAAGGACTTTTGCACCACGAAGTACGACGTGACGTTTCCGATCTTCAGCAAAGTGAAGGTCAAAGGTGACGGTCTATGCGCTCTTTACAAGTATCTCACGGCCACCGACGCCGGCCACAAGTTCGGCGGCGAGATTACCTGGAACTTCAACAAGTTCCTCGTCAACCGCAAGGGCGAATTGATCGGCCGGTTCGACACGAAAAAGGCTCCTGAAAAAGGCGAGGTCCTGGCCGCCATTGAAAAAGCCCTGGCCGAACCCGCGCCGGAAGATGCCGCCGGTGCGGAGAAGAAGCCGGCCAAGCCGAAGAAGAAGTAA
- the metF gene encoding methylenetetrahydrofolate reductase [NAD(P)H], translating to MRIRELLSTGRPCFSFEFFPPKTDGGLEQLRASVRALRDLKPTFVSVTYGAGGSTRDRTIDLVAEIQRHYGIEAMAHLTCVGASRDEIAAVLDRLRAAHVDNVLALRGDPPKGQEKFEQAPGGFRYGSELAAFIRSAHPFCLGGACYPEGHVECLAPNGSRDLGRDLENLQRKVDAGVEFLITQLFFDNQAYFDFVARARAAGIGVPIIPGIMPITNVEQVRRFTQMCGASIPPTLLAELDRLKDNDDAVLSQGVAYATAQCLDLLQRGAPGIHFYTLNKSSATRTILTALRTIWPPAARPA from the coding sequence ATGAGAATCCGCGAACTGCTTTCCACCGGCCGACCCTGCTTTTCCTTCGAGTTCTTTCCCCCCAAGACCGACGGGGGATTGGAACAGCTCCGCGCCTCCGTTCGCGCCCTTCGCGATCTGAAACCGACGTTTGTTTCGGTCACCTATGGGGCAGGGGGGAGCACCCGCGATCGCACGATCGACCTCGTCGCCGAGATTCAGCGGCACTATGGGATTGAGGCGATGGCGCACCTGACCTGCGTCGGGGCGTCGCGCGACGAGATCGCGGCCGTGCTCGATCGCCTGCGGGCCGCGCATGTGGACAACGTCCTGGCGCTTCGCGGGGACCCACCCAAGGGGCAGGAGAAATTCGAGCAGGCCCCCGGCGGATTTCGCTACGGCAGCGAACTGGCGGCGTTCATCAGGTCCGCGCATCCGTTTTGCCTGGGCGGCGCCTGTTACCCCGAGGGGCACGTCGAATGTCTCGCGCCCAATGGCTCGCGCGATCTGGGCCGCGATCTGGAGAATCTGCAACGGAAAGTCGACGCCGGCGTCGAGTTCCTGATTACCCAGCTCTTTTTCGACAATCAGGCCTACTTCGATTTCGTCGCCCGGGCCCGCGCCGCGGGCATCGGCGTGCCGATCATCCCCGGAATCATGCCGATCACCAACGTTGAACAAGTGCGGCGGTTTACGCAAATGTGCGGCGCCTCCATTCCGCCGACGCTGCTGGCCGAACTCGATCGCCTCAAGGACAACGACGACGCGGTATTGTCGCAGGGTGTGGCCTATGCCACCGCGCAGTGTCTCGACCTCTTGCAGCGCGGCGCGCCGGGCATTCACTTCTATACGCTCAACAAGTCCTCGGCGACCCGGACGATCCTGACCGCCTTGCGCACCATCTGGCCCCCGGCCGCACGGCCGGCGTGA